Proteins encoded in a region of the Salvelinus fontinalis isolate EN_2023a chromosome 17, ASM2944872v1, whole genome shotgun sequence genome:
- the LOC129814145 gene encoding dnaJ homolog subfamily C member 5B-like has protein sequence MSEPRQRSLSTSGESLYQVLGLEKGCNHDDIKKSYRKLALRYHPDKNPDNPETAEKFKELNSANSILSDVTKRNIYDSYGSLGLYVAQQFGEENVNTYFMLSTWWAKGLFALCGVITGCYCCCCLCCCCNCCCGKLKPMHPAEGTDSYVSPEDLEEEIQYDMETDVDTPVVHQPTNSSEKTQLIGDGHRSYT, from the exons ATGTCTGAACCAAGGCAGCGCTCTCTGTCCACCTCAGGGGAGTCTCTGTATCAAGTTCTGGGGCTAGAGAAAGGCTGTAACCATGATGACATCAAGAAGTCCTACAG GAAATTAGCTCTTAGGTACCACCCGGACAAGAACCCTGACAACCCAGAGACGGCAGAGAAATTCAAGGAGCTCAACAGCGCCAATTCCATTCTGTCAGACGTCACAAAGAGAAACATCTATGACAGCTACGGCTCCCTTGGCCTTTACGTGGCCCAGCAGTTTGGAGAGGAGAATGTCAACACCTACTTCATGCTCTCTACCTGGTGGGCTAAG GGTCTCTTTGCCCTGTGTGGCGTGATAACGgggtgctactgctgctgctgcctgtgcTGCTGCTGTAACTGCTGCTGTGGGAAGCTGAAGCCCATGCACCCCGCAGAGGGAACAGACAGCTATGTTTCCCCTGAAGACCTGGAGGAGGAGATCCAGTACGACATGGAGACTG ATGTGGACACTCCGGTTGTGCACCAGCCAACTAATTCCAGTGAGAAGACGCAGTTGATTGGGGATGGGCACCGAAGCTACACCTGA